In one Zalophus californianus isolate mZalCal1 chromosome 10, mZalCal1.pri.v2, whole genome shotgun sequence genomic region, the following are encoded:
- the POLR2J gene encoding DNA-directed RNA polymerase II subunit RPB11-a → MNAPPAFESFLLFEGEKKITINKDTKVPNACLFTINKEDHTLGNIIKSQLLKDPQVLFAGYKVPHPLEHKIIIRVQTTPDYSPQEAFTNAITDLISELSLLEERFRVAIKDKQEGIE, encoded by the exons ATGAACGCCCCTCCCGCCTTCGAGTCGTTCTTGCTCTTCGAGGGCGAGAAAAA GATTACCATTAACAAGGACACCAAGGTACCCAATGCCTGTTTGTTCACCATCAACAAAGAAGACCACACGCTAGGAAACATCATTAAATC ACAGCTGCTGAAGGACCCGCAGGTGCTGTTTGCTGGCTACAAAGTCCCCCACCCCTTGGAGCACAAGATCATCATCCGAGTGCAGACCACCCCGGACTACAGCCCACAGGAGGCCTTCACCAATGCCATCACGGACCTCATCAGCGAGCtctccctgctggaggagcgcTTCCGG